In Henckelia pumila isolate YLH828 unplaced genomic scaffold, ASM3356847v2 CTG_80:::fragment_1, whole genome shotgun sequence, one genomic interval encodes:
- the LOC140873714 gene encoding uncharacterized protein isoform X1, producing the protein MMAMSLEESLNRFKKQQEKCQSSLVNIAAKAGSSKTTSSKVISSGSSSSANAKSPALPVKFSNDTERLQHINSIRKAPVGAQIKRVIDLLFETRQPFTPEQINEACYVDLNANKAVFDSLRNNPKVSYDGKRFSYKSKHALKDKNQLLVLVRKFPEGIAVIDLKDSYPAVMEDLQALKASGQIWLLSNFDSQEDIAYPNDPRAVIKVDDELKQLFRGIELPRDMIDIEKDLQKNGMKPATNTAKRRAMAQVHGIVPKPKTKKKKHEISKRTKLTNSHLPELFKKLIVPGS; encoded by the exons ATG ATGGCTATGTCACTTGAAGAAAGTTTGAATAGATTTAAGAAGCAACAAGAGAAATGTCAGTCATCCCTTGTCAACATTGCGGCTAAAGCAGGATCATCTAAAACAACTTCATCGAAAGTCATATCCTCAGGTTCATCATCTTCAGCGAATGCCAAGTCTCCTGCACTTCCAGTTAAATTCTCAAATGACACAGAACGACTTCAACATATAAACAGCATAAGGAAAGCTCCTGTGGGGGCTCAAATAAAACGAGTCATTGATTTGCTCTTTGAG ACTAGGCAACCCTTCACACCTGAACAAATAAATGAAGCATGCTATGTTGATTTGAATGCAAACAAGGCTGTCTTTGACAGTTTGAGGAACAATCCGAAAGTGAGCTATGATGGGAAGCGATTCTCCTACAAG TCCAAGCATGCTCTGAAAGATAAGAACCAACTTCTTGTCTTAGTTCGGAAATTTCCGGAGGGTATTGCAGTTATTGATCTCAAGGATTCCTACCCTGCAGTCATGGAAGACTTACAG GCCTTGAAAGCTTCAGGCCAAATATGGTTGCTATCAAACTTCGACTCACAAGAGGACATAGCCTATCCGAATGATCCAAGAGCGGTTATTAAAGTAGATGATGAGTTGAAACAATTGTTTCGTGGAATTGAACTTCCACGTGATATGATCGACATTGAAAAGGATCTTCAGAAGAATGGGATGAAACCTGCAACAAACACTGCTAAGCGTAGAGCCATGGCGCAGGTCCATGGTATTGTTCCCAAACCTAAAACAAAGAAGAAAAAGCACGAAATCAGCAAGAGGACAAAACTCACCAATTCTCATCTTCCTGAACTCTTCAAAAAGCTCATCGTCCCGGGTTCTTGA
- the LOC140873714 gene encoding uncharacterized protein isoform X2, protein MAMSLEESLNRFKKQQEKCQSSLVNIAAKAGSSKTTSSKVISSGSSSSANAKSPALPVKFSNDTERLQHINSIRKAPVGAQIKRVIDLLFETRQPFTPEQINEACYVDLNANKAVFDSLRNNPKVSYDGKRFSYKSKHALKDKNQLLVLVRKFPEGIAVIDLKDSYPAVMEDLQALKASGQIWLLSNFDSQEDIAYPNDPRAVIKVDDELKQLFRGIELPRDMIDIEKDLQKNGMKPATNTAKRRAMAQVHGIVPKPKTKKKKHEISKRTKLTNSHLPELFKKLIVPGS, encoded by the exons ATGGCTATGTCACTTGAAGAAAGTTTGAATAGATTTAAGAAGCAACAAGAGAAATGTCAGTCATCCCTTGTCAACATTGCGGCTAAAGCAGGATCATCTAAAACAACTTCATCGAAAGTCATATCCTCAGGTTCATCATCTTCAGCGAATGCCAAGTCTCCTGCACTTCCAGTTAAATTCTCAAATGACACAGAACGACTTCAACATATAAACAGCATAAGGAAAGCTCCTGTGGGGGCTCAAATAAAACGAGTCATTGATTTGCTCTTTGAG ACTAGGCAACCCTTCACACCTGAACAAATAAATGAAGCATGCTATGTTGATTTGAATGCAAACAAGGCTGTCTTTGACAGTTTGAGGAACAATCCGAAAGTGAGCTATGATGGGAAGCGATTCTCCTACAAG TCCAAGCATGCTCTGAAAGATAAGAACCAACTTCTTGTCTTAGTTCGGAAATTTCCGGAGGGTATTGCAGTTATTGATCTCAAGGATTCCTACCCTGCAGTCATGGAAGACTTACAG GCCTTGAAAGCTTCAGGCCAAATATGGTTGCTATCAAACTTCGACTCACAAGAGGACATAGCCTATCCGAATGATCCAAGAGCGGTTATTAAAGTAGATGATGAGTTGAAACAATTGTTTCGTGGAATTGAACTTCCACGTGATATGATCGACATTGAAAAGGATCTTCAGAAGAATGGGATGAAACCTGCAACAAACACTGCTAAGCGTAGAGCCATGGCGCAGGTCCATGGTATTGTTCCCAAACCTAAAACAAAGAAGAAAAAGCACGAAATCAGCAAGAGGACAAAACTCACCAATTCTCATCTTCCTGAACTCTTCAAAAAGCTCATCGTCCCGGGTTCTTGA
- the LOC140873732 gene encoding uncharacterized protein isoform X2: MQVFAPCALLNRSWLRHGSRSNTLEISRKSAGVMMTKNWIFGESLLVGSRGNLRKEDRLAVIAAIEEGNLGINTLRKRKVVEHICLLKAKEDLSEEQEKDMLDYLYTTQYQMRGIVAISLGRISDQNPEQYTHAIFMRFQTKDDLTKFYQNPFYVGVLKEHVMPYCHRVVNLDYESEVEDDILPIFRKGEEFNYGVELILLVAFMSSSLGELVEDALTSLTKLTLEFPSLIVQATKGPSLDLSNTIYTHGVVIRFRSSEAFNMFINSSDYNNMWKSKFQPIIQKALYINFSVDPVGSELM; this comes from the exons ATGCAAGTTTTCGCTCCTTGCGCCCTTCTCAACCGAAGCTGGCTCCGACATGGCTCTCGCTCGAATACCCTAGAGATTTCCAGAAAATCTGCTGGTGTAATGATGACCAAAAATTGGATCTTTGGCG AATCATTATTGGTTGGTTCGCGAGGTAATTTGCGGAAGGAGGACAGGCTGGCTGTAATTGCTGCCATTGAAGAAGGAAATTTGGGCATCAATACACTGAGAAAAAG AAAAGTTGTTGAACATATATGCTTACTCAAAGCAAAAGAAGATTTATCTGAAGAGCAAGAGAAAGACATGTTGGATTATCTATATACGACACAATATCAAATGCGAGGAATTGTTGCTATATCATTAG GACGCATTTCTGATCAAAATCCTGAACAATATACCCATGCCATCTTCATGCGTTTCCAAACTAAAGATGACCTCACCAAGTTCTATCAGAACCCTTTTTATGTTGGAGTTCTCAAAGAACATGTGATGCCTTACTGCCAT CGGGTTGTCAATTTGGATTATGAATCTGAAGTAGAAGATGATATCCTGCCAATTTTTCGGAAAGGAGAG GAGTTTAACTATGGCGTTGAACTCATCCTTCTTGTTGCATTTATGAGCAGTTCCTTGGGTGAGTTAGTGGAAGATGCATTGACTTCTTTGACAAAGCTGACACTGGAGTTTCCTTCTTTGATTGTTCAAGCTACGAAAG GTCCAAGTTTGGATTTAAGCAATACAATTTATACTCACGGGGTAGTAATACGATTTCGATCAT CTGAAGCTTTCAATATGTTCATCAACAGTTCAGATTACAATAAT ATGTGGAAATCTAAATTTCAACCCATCATACAGAAGGCTCTGTATATCAATTTTTCAGTGGACCCTGTTGGCTCAGAGCTTATGTAG
- the LOC140873732 gene encoding uncharacterized protein isoform X1: MQVFAPCALLNRSWLRHGSRSNTLEISRKSAGVMMTKNWIFGESLLVGSRGNLRKEDRLAVIAAIEEGNLGINTLRKRKVVEHICLLKAKEDLSEEQEKDMLDYLYTTQYQMRGIVAISLGRISDQNPEQYTHAIFMRFQTKDDLTKFYQNPFYVGVLKEHVMPYCHVCSDMFFFKLQRVVNLDYESEVEDDILPIFRKGEEFNYGVELILLVAFMSSSLGELVEDALTSLTKLTLEFPSLIVQATKGPSLDLSNTIYTHGVVIRFRSSEAFNMFINSSDYNNMWKSKFQPIIQKALYINFSVDPVGSELM, from the exons ATGCAAGTTTTCGCTCCTTGCGCCCTTCTCAACCGAAGCTGGCTCCGACATGGCTCTCGCTCGAATACCCTAGAGATTTCCAGAAAATCTGCTGGTGTAATGATGACCAAAAATTGGATCTTTGGCG AATCATTATTGGTTGGTTCGCGAGGTAATTTGCGGAAGGAGGACAGGCTGGCTGTAATTGCTGCCATTGAAGAAGGAAATTTGGGCATCAATACACTGAGAAAAAG AAAAGTTGTTGAACATATATGCTTACTCAAAGCAAAAGAAGATTTATCTGAAGAGCAAGAGAAAGACATGTTGGATTATCTATATACGACACAATATCAAATGCGAGGAATTGTTGCTATATCATTAG GACGCATTTCTGATCAAAATCCTGAACAATATACCCATGCCATCTTCATGCGTTTCCAAACTAAAGATGACCTCACCAAGTTCTATCAGAACCCTTTTTATGTTGGAGTTCTCAAAGAACATGTGATGCCTTACTGCCATGTATGCTCTGACAT gtttttttttaagttgCAGCGGGTTGTCAATTTGGATTATGAATCTGAAGTAGAAGATGATATCCTGCCAATTTTTCGGAAAGGAGAG GAGTTTAACTATGGCGTTGAACTCATCCTTCTTGTTGCATTTATGAGCAGTTCCTTGGGTGAGTTAGTGGAAGATGCATTGACTTCTTTGACAAAGCTGACACTGGAGTTTCCTTCTTTGATTGTTCAAGCTACGAAAG GTCCAAGTTTGGATTTAAGCAATACAATTTATACTCACGGGGTAGTAATACGATTTCGATCAT CTGAAGCTTTCAATATGTTCATCAACAGTTCAGATTACAATAAT ATGTGGAAATCTAAATTTCAACCCATCATACAGAAGGCTCTGTATATCAATTTTTCAGTGGACCCTGTTGGCTCAGAGCTTATGTAG